A window of the Diospyros lotus cultivar Yz01 unplaced genomic scaffold, ASM1463336v1 superscaf1, whole genome shotgun sequence genome harbors these coding sequences:
- the LOC127793150 gene encoding probable UDP-arabinopyranose mutase 2, which produces MAPTSVSPTPLLKDELDIVIPTIRNLDFLEMWRPFFEQYHLIIVQDGDPSKTIRVPDGFDYELHNRNDINRILGPKASCISFKDSACRCFGYMVSKKKYIYTIDDDCFVAKDPSGKDINALEQHIKNLLSPSTPFFFNTLYDPYREGADFVRGYPFSLREGVPTAVSHGLWLNIPDYDAPTQLVKPLERNTRFVDAVMTIPKGTLFPMCGMNLAFNRELIGPAMYFGLMGDGQPIGRYDDMWAGWCTKVICDHLGLGVKTGLPYIYHSKASNPFVNLKKEYKGIYWQEELIPFFQSVILPKDCTTVQKCYLELSKQVKVKLAKVDDYFLKLADAMVTWIEAWDELNPSGGESAEVANGPGK; this is translated from the exons ATGGCACCAACATCGGTATCTCCGACGCCGCTTCTCAAGGACGAGCTCGACATCGTGATCCCGACAATCCGGAACCTTGATTTCCTCGAGATGTGGCGGCCGTTCTTCGAGCAGTACCATCTGATCATCGTCCAGGACGGCGACCCGTCTAAGACCATCCGCGTCCCCGACGGATTCGACTACGAGCTCCACAACCGCAACGACATCAACCGTATCCTCGGCCCCAAAGCCTCCTGCATCTCCTTCAAGGACTCCGCCTGCCGCTGCTTCGGCTACATGGTCTCCAAGAAGAAGTACATCTACACCATTGATGATGATTGCTTC GTTGCTAAAGATCCCTCCGGCAAAGACATTAATGCACTTGAGCAGCACATCAAGAACCTTCTGTCCCCATCAACTCCGTTTTTCTTCAACACCCTTTATGATCCATACCGAGAGGGGGCTGATTTTGTCCGTGGATACCCTTTCAGTCTCCGTGAAGGTGTTCCGACTGCAGTGTCTCATGGTCTCTGGCTCAACATCCCTGATTATGATGCTCCGACTCAGCTCGTGAAGCCTCTTGAAAGGAACACTAG GTTTGTGGATGCTGTTATGACAATTCCCAAGGGAACCCTCTTTCCCATGTGTGGCATGAATCTCGCATTCAACCGCGAATTGATTGGGCCTGCAATGTACTTTGGACTTATGGGCGATGGTCAGCCTATCGGACGCTACGATGACATGTGGGCTGGCTGGTGCACAAAG GTAATATGCGATCACTTGGGATTGGGTGTCAAGACAGGGCTTCCATATATCTATCACAGCAAAGCCAGCAACCCGTTTGTGAACCTTAAGAAGGAATACAAAGGCATCTACTGGCAAGAGGAGCTCATCCCATTTTTCCAATCGGTCATCCTCCCCAAGGACTGCACCACCGTGCAAAAATGCTATCTCGAACTGTCCAAGCAGGTGAAGGTGAAGCTGGCGAAGGTGGACGACTACTTCCTCAAGCTGGCGGATGCGATGGTTACGTGGATTGAGGCATGGGATGAACTCAACCCATCGGGAGGCGAATCTGCAGAGGTAGCCAACGGGCCAGGGAAATAG